One Nicotiana tomentosiformis chromosome 4, ASM39032v3, whole genome shotgun sequence genomic window carries:
- the LOC138909815 gene encoding uncharacterized protein, with protein MIVGPVATPPAQPARGGGQEGRGHPRGGGQAHCYAFPGRTEVVALDSVIIGIVQVCHRDESILFNLGSTYSGFYYGILCLSVVFGLIRGYESRYNLLLLNMVDFDVILGMDWLSPHHAILDCHAKTMTLAMPGLPRLEWRGTTYGWERVPGVLAFVRDVIAYTPTVDSVPVVREFLDVFLVDLSGMPPDRDIDFGIDLVPGTQPISIPPYHMASVEMKELKEQLRKLLDKGFIRPSVSPWGAPVLFVKKKDNPKRMCIDYRQLNKVAFKNKYPLPHIDDLFDQLQGPKVVGDLSAIMLVEAIEVNEELSYEEIPIAILDRQEGRVIAYASRQLKPHEKNYPVHDLELAAIVHALKIWRHYLYGVSCEVFTHHRSLPHLFKQKDLNLRQKRWLELLKNYDITILYHLEKATMVVDAWSRKAESMGSLAFIAVGERLLALDVKALANRFVRLDVSEPSRVLACVVSRSSLFECLKVCQFDDPHLLVLMDMVQHGDSKEVTIGDDRVLRLQGWICVPTVDGLRELIL; from the exons ATGATTGTTggtccagttgctactccacctgcacagccagctagaggtggaggacaggaaggtagagggcatcctagagggggaggccaagcccaTTGTTATGCTTTCCCTGGTAGGACTGAGGTTGTCGCATTAGATTCtgtcatcataggtattgttcaggtctgtcatagggatgaaTCAATTTTATTTAATctgggttccacttattc gggattctattatggtatACTGTGTCTATCGGTAGTGTTTGGTCTTATCAGGGGTTATGAGTCTAGGTATAACCTTCTATTACtcaatatggtggactttgatgtgattttgggcatggattggttgtcgccccatcatgctattctggattgtcatgctaagaccatgaCATTAGCTATGCCGGGTTTACCGAGGCTGGAGTGGAGAG GcacaacgtatggttgggaaagAGTACCTGGCGtattagcctttgtgagggatgttatcgcttatactcctaccgttgattcagttccggtagtgagagagtTTTTAGACGTGTTTCTAGtagacctatcgggcatgccacccgatagggatattgattttggtattgacttggtgccgggcactcagcccatctctattccaccatatcacatggCATCAGTGGAgatgaaagaattaaaggaacaacttcggaagttgcttgataagggttttatcagaccgagtgtctcgccttggggtgctccagttctatttgtgaagaagaaagacaaCCCTaaaaggatgtgtattgactacaggcagttgaataaggttgcattcaagaacaagtacccactaccgcatattgatgatttgtttgatcagctacAAGGACCTAAG gtagttggagatctgtCAGCTATTATGCTGGTTGAagccattgaggttaatgaagaactgtcatatgaagaaattccaattgccattcttgataggcaa GAGGGTAgggtaattgcttatgcttcacgtcagttgaagccccatgagaagaactacccagtgcacgatttggagttggctgccattgttcacgcgctaaagatttggaggcactatctctacggcgtgtcttgtgaggtgttcacaCATCACAGGAGTCTACCGCAcctattcaagcaaaaagatctaaacttgaggcaaaagaggtggttagagctactaaagaactatgatatcacaattcttTATCATCTCGAGAAGGCCACTATGGTGGTCGATGCTtggagtaggaaggctgagagcatggggagtcttgcttttatTGCAGTTGGGGAGAGACTGTTAGCTTTGGATGTTAAGGCCTTGGCTAAtaggtttgtgaggttggatgtttcagagcctagccgggttcttgcttgcgtggtttcacgGTCATCATTATTTGAGTGCCTCAAGGTGTGTCAGtttgatgatccccacttgcttgtccttatggacatggtgcagcacggtgattctaaggaggttactattggggatgatagggTATTGAGGCTACAGGGTTGGATCTGTGTGCCGActgtggatgggttacgtgagttgattctttag